In a genomic window of Nocardiopsis mwathae:
- a CDS encoding ABC transporter ATP-binding protein: MTPTEPAGGAGGGPDLLEIADLKVHFPIRRGILVDRTVGHVYAVDGVSLAIRRGSTYGLVGESGCGKTTLGRAVLRLVDITDGRVWLDGVDLAHLPAEEMRRTRRRAQMVFQDPLGSLNPRQNVESILLEGLAAHRIGRSRDERRSRVIEALEAVGLSGAALARYPHEFSGGQRQRIGIARALVLEPDLIICDEPVSALDVSIQAQVLNLLEDLQRARGLTYLVIAHDLAVVRHVSDTVGVMYLGGLVEEAESDTLYAEPLHPYTRALMSAVPVPDPDLEDARERVLLPGDLPSPAAPPPGCRFNTRCPWRQEARCATERPALRTVAEGHRVACHYAEEIASGAIQPDTTRLAARP; this comes from the coding sequence ATGACGCCCACGGAGCCGGCGGGCGGGGCCGGCGGCGGGCCGGACCTGCTGGAGATCGCCGATCTGAAGGTGCACTTCCCGATCCGGCGCGGCATCCTCGTCGACCGGACGGTCGGCCACGTGTATGCGGTCGACGGGGTGTCGCTGGCCATCCGGCGCGGCAGCACCTACGGCCTGGTGGGGGAGTCGGGTTGCGGCAAGACCACGCTGGGCCGGGCGGTGCTGCGGCTCGTCGACATCACCGACGGCCGGGTCTGGCTGGACGGCGTCGACCTGGCGCACCTGCCCGCCGAGGAGATGCGGCGCACGCGCCGCAGGGCGCAGATGGTCTTCCAGGACCCGCTGGGGAGCCTCAACCCCCGGCAGAACGTCGAGTCGATCCTGCTGGAGGGCCTGGCCGCACACCGCATCGGACGAAGCAGGGACGAGCGGCGGTCCCGGGTGATCGAGGCGCTGGAGGCGGTCGGCCTGTCCGGTGCGGCCCTGGCGCGCTACCCGCACGAGTTCTCCGGCGGGCAGCGGCAGCGCATCGGCATCGCCCGCGCCCTGGTGCTGGAGCCCGACCTGATCATCTGCGACGAACCCGTCTCCGCACTGGATGTGTCCATCCAGGCCCAGGTGCTCAACCTGCTGGAGGACCTGCAGCGGGCGCGGGGCCTGACCTACCTGGTGATCGCGCACGACCTGGCGGTGGTCCGGCACGTCAGCGACACCGTCGGCGTCATGTACCTCGGCGGCCTGGTGGAGGAGGCCGAAAGCGACACGCTGTACGCCGAGCCGCTGCACCCCTACACCCGCGCCCTGATGTCGGCGGTCCCGGTCCCCGACCCCGACCTGGAGGACGCCCGCGAGCGCGTCCTCCTCCCGGGCGACCTCCCCTCCCCGGCCGCACCGCCGCCGGGCTGCCGCTTCAACACCCGCTGCCCCTGGCGCCAGGAGGCGAGATGCGCCACCGAGCGCCCCGCACTGCGAACGGTCGCCGAGGGCCACCGGGTGGCCTGCCACTACGCCGAGGAGATCGCATCGGGCGCGATCCAGCCCGACACCACCCGCCTCGCCGCCCGCCCCTGA
- the dhaL gene encoding dihydroxyacetone kinase subunit DhaL yields MGTLDVDVATARAWLQAAATSMDDHADHLSALDAAIGDGDHGTNMRRGFSAVADKLAAAEPATAGELLTLTGRTLISTVGGASGPLYGSIFRAAGKRLAEPTADLAEALRDGLEAVQKLGGAQPGDKTIVDAYTPAVDALAAAVADGADPAGAARAAATAADEGAQATIPLLARKGRASYLGERSIGHQDPGATSTALIFAALADTLEAARQGEG; encoded by the coding sequence ATGGGCACCCTGGACGTCGATGTCGCCACCGCCCGCGCCTGGCTCCAGGCCGCGGCCACCAGCATGGACGACCACGCGGACCACCTGTCCGCCCTAGACGCGGCCATCGGCGACGGCGACCACGGCACCAACATGCGGCGCGGGTTCTCCGCGGTGGCCGACAAGCTCGCGGCGGCCGAGCCCGCGACCGCGGGCGAACTGCTCACCCTGACGGGCCGAACGCTCATCTCCACCGTGGGCGGCGCCTCCGGCCCCCTCTACGGTTCGATCTTCCGCGCCGCGGGCAAACGCCTCGCCGAGCCCACCGCCGATCTCGCCGAGGCGCTGCGCGACGGGCTGGAGGCGGTGCAGAAGCTCGGCGGGGCGCAGCCCGGCGACAAGACCATCGTCGACGCCTACACCCCGGCCGTGGACGCGCTCGCAGCGGCCGTCGCCGACGGCGCCGACCCGGCGGGCGCCGCCCGCGCGGCCGCGACCGCAGCCGACGAGGGGGCGCAGGCCACCATCCCCCTGCTCGCCCGCAAGGGACGCGCCTCCTACCTGGGCGAGCGCAGCATCGGCCACCAGGACCCGGGCGCCACCTCGACCGCGCTGATCTTCGCCGCGCTCGCCGACACCCTGGAGGCGGCGCGGCAGGGGGAGGGCTGA
- a CDS encoding ABC transporter ATP-binding protein, with protein sequence MPLLTVDELSVTFTARGRRDVRAVDRVSFTLDEGEVVGLVGESGCGKSVTSLALMGLLPRHGVRVGGRALFRAGGAAHAGGGPADPGAAPGTLDLLALPPERMRDLRGSRLAMVFQDPLSSLNPVVPIGVQVTEILTRHRGLRRDAARTEAAELLRRVGIPDPDRRLREYPHELSGGMRQRALIAMAVACRPRLLIADEPTTALDVTIQAQILELLKDLVAEEGTALLMITHDLGVVAGLCDRINVLYAGKVVEAAERRRLFAAPTHPYTVGLLASIPRLNAPRHEPLTPIRGSVNDDIAWADGCAFAPRCDRYTERCLGGPPGLRDAAADHRHRCVNPATPGGLDAAGGGEWTPGAEPAREGDPR encoded by the coding sequence ATGCCCCTGCTCACCGTGGACGAGCTGTCGGTCACGTTCACCGCACGCGGACGGCGCGACGTCCGGGCGGTCGACCGGGTGTCGTTCACCCTGGACGAAGGGGAGGTCGTCGGCCTGGTGGGAGAGTCCGGGTGCGGCAAGAGCGTGACCTCCCTGGCGCTGATGGGGCTGCTGCCGCGCCACGGTGTCAGGGTCGGCGGCCGCGCCCTGTTCCGGGCGGGCGGGGCGGCGCACGCCGGGGGCGGCCCGGCCGACCCCGGCGCCGCCCCGGGCACGCTCGACCTGCTCGCCCTGCCGCCCGAGCGCATGCGCGACCTGCGCGGGTCCCGGCTGGCCATGGTCTTCCAGGACCCGCTGTCCTCGCTCAACCCCGTCGTGCCCATCGGCGTGCAGGTGACCGAGATCCTCACCCGGCACCGGGGGCTGCGCCGCGACGCCGCCCGGACCGAGGCCGCCGAGCTGCTGCGGCGCGTGGGCATCCCCGACCCCGACCGGCGGCTGCGGGAGTACCCGCACGAGCTGTCCGGCGGCATGCGGCAGCGGGCCCTGATCGCGATGGCGGTCGCCTGCCGCCCCCGGCTGCTCATCGCCGACGAACCCACCACCGCGCTCGACGTCACCATCCAGGCCCAGATCCTGGAACTGCTCAAGGACCTGGTCGCCGAGGAGGGGACCGCACTGCTGATGATCACCCATGACCTGGGCGTGGTGGCGGGCCTGTGCGACCGGATCAACGTGCTCTACGCCGGGAAGGTGGTGGAGGCCGCCGAACGGCGGCGGCTCTTCGCCGCGCCGACGCATCCCTACACCGTCGGGCTGCTGGCCTCGATCCCGCGGCTCAACGCGCCGCGCCATGAGCCGCTGACACCGATCCGGGGGTCGGTGAACGACGACATCGCCTGGGCCGACGGCTGCGCGTTCGCGCCCCGCTGCGACCGCTACACCGAGCGGTGCCTGGGCGGCCCCCCGGGCCTGCGAGACGCGGCGGCGGACCACCGCCACCGCTGCGTCAACCCCGCCACCCCCGGCGGGCTTGACGCAGCGGGCGGCGGAGAGTGGACACCCGGCGCGGAACCCGCACGGGAAGGAGACCCCCGATGA
- the dhaM gene encoding dihydroxyacetone kinase phosphoryl donor subunit DhaM — protein MTDRVGIVLVSHSAELAAGVAAMVGELGTEHVDVATAGGTDDGGLGTSYDKVSSAVDTAESGAGVIVLMDLGSSVLTTRMVLEDRPEVRARLVDAPFVEGAVAAKVAAGAGADLSAVAAAAEEARDFRKL, from the coding sequence ATGACAGACAGGGTGGGTATCGTCCTCGTCTCGCACAGCGCGGAGCTCGCCGCGGGAGTGGCCGCGATGGTCGGCGAGCTCGGCACGGAGCACGTCGACGTCGCGACGGCCGGGGGGACGGACGACGGCGGACTCGGCACCTCGTATGACAAGGTGAGCTCCGCCGTGGACACGGCGGAGTCCGGCGCCGGGGTGATCGTGCTCATGGACCTGGGCAGCTCGGTGCTCACCACCCGGATGGTGCTGGAAGACCGCCCCGAGGTGCGGGCGCGTCTGGTGGACGCGCCGTTCGTGGAGGGGGCCGTCGCGGCCAAGGTGGCCGCCGGCGCCGGTGCCGACCTGTCCGCGGTCGCCGCAGCCGCGGAGGAGGCCCGCGACTTCCGCAAACTCTGA
- a CDS encoding ABC transporter permease translates to MSRKADRIDRLAELTAARAEDGRGHGVWREAFDRTRRNPMAIAGAGTVCVFLFFAIFGPWLAPYSPTAQTWGNEVFPNQNVFVGPRAENWLGLDNLGRDQFSRMIIGARQTLLVGVVATLLGFTVGALLGGTAGAAHALGGVWGRRLDAALMRVTDMMLAVPALLLAVSVAALLGQSLATVMIAVGVAQIPIFARLLRGAMIAQAGRDYVLAARALGVRKRRIALGHILPNSLGPVLVQGTLTLATAIIDAAALSYLGLGNPDPSTPEWGTMLADAQRFLSGAPQLAVYPALAIIVTALGFTLLGEAMRESLDPRLRK, encoded by the coding sequence ATGTCGAGAAAGGCCGACAGGATCGACCGGCTCGCCGAACTCACCGCCGCACGCGCCGAGGACGGACGCGGACACGGTGTCTGGCGCGAGGCCTTCGACCGGACGCGCCGCAACCCCATGGCCATCGCCGGGGCCGGAACCGTCTGCGTCTTCCTCTTCTTCGCGATCTTCGGGCCCTGGCTCGCCCCCTACAGCCCCACCGCCCAGACCTGGGGAAACGAGGTCTTCCCCAACCAGAACGTGTTCGTCGGGCCGCGCGCCGAGAACTGGCTGGGCCTGGACAACCTCGGCCGCGACCAGTTCTCGCGCATGATCATCGGCGCCCGCCAGACCCTGCTGGTCGGGGTGGTCGCCACCCTGCTCGGTTTCACCGTCGGCGCCCTCCTCGGCGGCACCGCCGGGGCCGCCCACGCCCTGGGCGGGGTGTGGGGGCGGCGGCTGGACGCGGCGCTCATGCGCGTCACCGACATGATGCTGGCCGTCCCCGCACTGCTGCTGGCCGTCAGCGTGGCCGCGCTGCTCGGCCAGAGCCTCGCCACGGTCATGATCGCCGTCGGCGTCGCCCAGATCCCCATCTTCGCCCGGCTGCTGCGCGGCGCCATGATCGCCCAGGCCGGGCGCGACTACGTGCTGGCCGCCCGCGCGCTGGGCGTGCGCAAGCGGCGCATCGCACTCGGCCACATCCTGCCCAACTCGCTGGGACCGGTCCTGGTGCAGGGCACGCTGACGCTGGCCACCGCCATCATCGACGCCGCGGCCCTGTCCTACCTGGGGCTGGGCAACCCCGACCCGTCGACCCCCGAGTGGGGCACCATGCTCGCCGACGCGCAGCGCTTCCTGAGCGGCGCACCGCAGCTCGCCGTGTACCCGGCGCTGGCCATCATCGTCACGGCGCTGGGCTTCACCCTGCTCGGTGAGGCGATGCGGGAATCCCTCGACCCCCGACTCAGGAAGTGA
- a CDS encoding carboxylate-amine ligase, giving the protein MKSARRSDAKAQPLVTSGPDRHSASDGKLPVTVGVEEEYLLVDPSSRQLSTQADQVVARAAGELGDQVTTELTRYQIEIRTDPHTSLAALDGQLRTARTAVARAATELGLRIISSGTPILGQHTPLPVSPGPRYSRSIATFRALDHEQSACACHIHVGIPDLATALQLSNHLRPWLPSLIALTANSPYWTAQDTGYASWRTMTWGRWPVAGPPPYFESRTHYEDLLDSLLRTETLMDRGGLYWDIRPSHHVPTLEVRVADATPTVDDTVLLAGAVKGLATGALAAIREGRPAPRPQPEMLRAACWRAARDGLNGKSVDVHTERLEPVAAHFKRFWAASLPALGADDLAPLRAARERLRAKGNGADRQRRAYRRRHRLTDVVDHLVRSTATAEHNAQRKRRGLP; this is encoded by the coding sequence ATGAAGAGTGCGAGGCGGTCCGACGCGAAGGCGCAGCCCCTGGTGACGAGCGGCCCTGACCGCCACTCGGCCTCGGACGGAAAACTTCCCGTCACTGTGGGAGTGGAGGAGGAGTATCTGCTCGTGGACCCCTCCTCCCGGCAGCTGAGTACGCAGGCCGACCAGGTGGTGGCGCGGGCGGCCGGGGAACTCGGCGACCAGGTCACCACCGAGCTCACCCGCTACCAGATCGAGATCCGCACCGATCCGCACACGAGTTTGGCCGCCCTGGACGGCCAGCTCCGCACGGCCCGGACCGCCGTCGCGCGCGCCGCGACCGAGCTGGGATTGCGCATCATCTCCAGTGGGACGCCCATCCTGGGCCAGCACACACCCCTGCCGGTGTCCCCCGGTCCCCGTTACTCCCGAAGCATCGCCACGTTCCGCGCCCTGGACCATGAGCAGAGTGCCTGCGCGTGCCACATCCACGTCGGCATCCCCGACCTGGCCACCGCGCTCCAGCTGAGCAACCACCTGCGGCCTTGGCTCCCGTCGCTCATCGCACTGACCGCCAACTCGCCCTACTGGACGGCCCAGGACACCGGCTACGCCAGCTGGCGCACCATGACGTGGGGGCGCTGGCCGGTGGCGGGACCACCCCCCTACTTCGAGTCCCGCACCCACTATGAGGATCTGCTCGACAGCCTCCTGCGCACCGAAACCCTCATGGACCGCGGCGGCCTCTACTGGGACATCCGCCCGTCGCACCACGTGCCCACGCTCGAAGTCCGCGTCGCGGACGCCACCCCCACCGTGGACGACACCGTCCTGCTCGCCGGGGCCGTCAAGGGTCTGGCCACCGGTGCACTGGCCGCGATACGCGAGGGCCGGCCCGCCCCGCGGCCGCAGCCGGAGATGCTGCGGGCCGCATGCTGGCGCGCCGCCCGCGACGGCTTGAACGGCAAGAGCGTCGATGTGCACACCGAACGGCTCGAACCCGTCGCCGCGCACTTCAAACGCTTTTGGGCCGCCTCGCTCCCCGCCCTCGGCGCCGATGACCTCGCACCCCTCCGCGCCGCGCGGGAACGCCTCCGCGCGAAGGGAAACGGTGCCGACCGCCAGCGGCGCGCCTACCGCCGCCGCCACCGCCTCACCGACGTCGTCGACCACCTGGTCCGCAGCACCGCCACCGCCGAACACAACGCACAGAGAAAGAGAAGAGGACTGCCGTGA
- a CDS encoding ABC transporter permease subunit — MLRFIVRRTLQLIPTLFGLSVLLFFWLRRLPGGPEYALLGEDASPEQRAALRRALGLDDPLAVQYWRFLTRLAEGDLGTSLQTGRPVLDEFALRFPATAELAVAAMVIAVGIGIPLGYLAARRRGGLLDSAVVGGSLIGICTPVFFLAFVLKVVFAEHLGWFPSAFRQTPGLSATRVTGFFVLDGLMTREWDAAWDAILHLALPGLALSSIPLAVVVRMTRASVLEVLGEDYVRTAEAKGLHRHVVRTRHVLRNAMLPVMTAIGLQTGALFAGAVLTESVFAFGGIGSFVYASTQTRDYPALLGFILIIAAMYVLINLLVDISYSLLDPRVRVS; from the coding sequence GTGCTGCGCTTCATCGTCCGGCGGACACTGCAGCTGATCCCGACCCTGTTCGGCCTCTCGGTGCTGCTGTTCTTCTGGCTGCGCCGACTGCCCGGCGGACCCGAGTACGCTCTCCTCGGCGAGGACGCCTCCCCCGAGCAGCGGGCGGCGCTGCGTCGGGCCCTGGGCCTCGACGACCCCCTGGCCGTCCAGTACTGGCGGTTCCTCACCCGACTCGCCGAGGGCGACCTCGGCACCTCGCTGCAGACCGGCCGCCCGGTCCTCGACGAGTTCGCGCTGCGCTTCCCCGCCACCGCCGAACTCGCCGTCGCCGCCATGGTCATCGCCGTCGGCATCGGCATCCCACTCGGCTACCTGGCCGCGCGGCGCCGCGGCGGCCTGCTCGACTCGGCCGTCGTCGGCGGCTCCCTCATCGGGATCTGCACCCCGGTGTTCTTCCTCGCCTTCGTCCTCAAAGTCGTCTTCGCCGAACACCTCGGCTGGTTCCCCTCCGCCTTCCGGCAGACCCCCGGCCTCAGCGCCACCCGCGTCACCGGCTTCTTCGTCCTCGACGGCCTGATGACCCGCGAGTGGGACGCCGCCTGGGACGCGATCCTGCACCTGGCCCTGCCTGGACTCGCGCTGTCCAGCATCCCCCTCGCCGTCGTCGTGCGGATGACCCGGGCCAGCGTGCTGGAAGTCCTCGGCGAGGACTACGTGCGCACCGCCGAAGCCAAGGGACTCCACCGCCACGTGGTGCGCACCCGGCACGTGCTGCGCAACGCCATGCTGCCGGTGATGACCGCGATCGGCCTGCAGACCGGGGCGCTGTTCGCCGGCGCCGTGCTCACCGAGAGCGTGTTCGCCTTCGGCGGCATCGGATCGTTCGTCTACGCCTCCACCCAGACGCGCGACTACCCCGCCCTGCTCGGCTTCATCCTGATCATCGCCGCCATGTACGTGCTCATCAACCTGCTGGTGGACATCTCCTACAGCCTCCTCGACCCGAGAGTGCGGGTGAGCTGA
- a CDS encoding ABC transporter substrate-binding protein → MFIPESARSLSITASALILVLIVTGCAESTRDGGDGGERNETQPLVFAGAGDPRTVDPVLTSDGETFRVTRQIYDTLLAHEPGGTEIIGGLAESWEQSDDGTEWTFHLRDGVKFHDGEDFDAAAVCANFDRWYNFTGNYQNSNQTYYWQNIFGGFAENEDEDTPDPNFESCSTPDDLTAVIEVKEPSANYPGAFSLASFGIMSPKVIDQVAQEEVTGDPGSPVLPSYTQEAGTVAGTGPYRLVDWDRDAQEVVLERFDDHWGENAKVKTLIIKTISEEAARKQALEAGDIHGYDLVGPADVEPLKDAGFQVPVRDVFNILYLAYNQEAGEELGDEKVRRAIAHAVDRQRIVDTILPEGGRVATQFIPETVEGWSPDVTTYDHDPDKAEALLQEAGQSDLEIDMCFPTEVTRPYMPAPQDIFDIIKADLESVGITVTADSMPWGDYIPHTDSGGCSLYLLGWTGDFNEAYNFLGTWFDGYDSAWGFRDEELFERMREVSTTPDADERTALYQEVNQEIMDYLPGLPISHSPPSIAFAPDVTPPAVSPLTQENFAEASFS, encoded by the coding sequence GTGTTCATTCCGGAGTCGGCGAGATCGCTGTCGATCACCGCGTCGGCGTTGATCTTGGTATTGATCGTCACAGGTTGCGCAGAAAGTACACGAGACGGCGGCGACGGTGGTGAGCGAAATGAGACGCAGCCGCTGGTGTTCGCGGGAGCCGGAGACCCCCGCACGGTGGACCCGGTCCTGACCAGTGACGGCGAGACCTTCCGCGTCACCCGGCAGATCTACGACACCCTGCTCGCCCACGAGCCCGGCGGCACCGAGATCATCGGCGGGCTGGCCGAGTCCTGGGAGCAGTCCGACGACGGCACGGAATGGACCTTCCACCTGCGCGACGGCGTGAAATTCCACGACGGCGAGGACTTCGACGCCGCGGCGGTGTGCGCGAATTTCGACCGCTGGTACAACTTCACCGGCAACTACCAGAACAGCAACCAGACCTACTACTGGCAGAACATTTTCGGGGGATTCGCCGAGAACGAGGACGAAGACACACCCGATCCCAACTTCGAGTCCTGCAGCACACCCGACGACCTGACCGCGGTGATCGAAGTCAAGGAGCCCTCCGCGAATTATCCGGGCGCCTTCAGCCTCGCCTCCTTCGGGATCATGAGCCCGAAGGTCATCGACCAGGTCGCCCAGGAGGAGGTCACCGGCGACCCCGGCTCCCCGGTTCTGCCCTCCTACACCCAGGAGGCCGGAACGGTCGCGGGCACCGGCCCCTACCGGCTCGTCGACTGGGACCGCGACGCCCAGGAGGTCGTCCTGGAGCGGTTCGACGACCACTGGGGAGAGAACGCCAAGGTCAAGACCCTGATCATCAAGACGATCTCGGAGGAGGCCGCCCGCAAGCAGGCCCTGGAGGCGGGCGACATCCACGGCTACGACCTCGTCGGGCCGGCCGACGTCGAGCCGCTGAAGGACGCCGGGTTCCAGGTGCCGGTGCGCGACGTCTTCAACATCCTCTACCTCGCCTACAACCAGGAGGCCGGTGAGGAACTGGGCGACGAGAAGGTGCGGCGGGCCATCGCGCACGCCGTCGACCGCCAGCGCATCGTCGACACCATCCTCCCCGAGGGCGGCCGGGTCGCCACCCAGTTCATCCCCGAGACCGTCGAGGGCTGGTCGCCGGACGTCACCACCTATGACCACGACCCCGACAAGGCGGAGGCGCTGCTCCAGGAGGCCGGGCAGTCCGACCTGGAGATCGACATGTGCTTCCCCACCGAGGTCACCCGGCCCTACATGCCCGCCCCGCAGGACATCTTCGACATCATCAAGGCCGACCTCGAATCCGTCGGCATCACCGTCACCGCCGACTCGATGCCGTGGGGAGACTACATCCCGCACACCGACAGCGGCGGCTGCAGCCTCTACCTCCTCGGCTGGACCGGCGACTTCAACGAGGCCTACAACTTCCTCGGCACCTGGTTCGACGGCTACGACAGCGCCTGGGGCTTCCGCGACGAAGAGCTCTTCGAGCGGATGAGGGAGGTGTCCACCACCCCCGACGCCGACGAGCGCACCGCCCTCTACCAGGAGGTCAACCAGGAGATCATGGACTACCTGCCGGGTCTGCCGATCTCCCACTCGCCGCCGTCGATCGCGTTCGCCCCCGACGTCACCCCGCCCGCCGTCAGCCCGCTCACCCAGGAGAACTTCGCCGAAGCCTCCTTCTCCTGA
- a CDS encoding sporulation protein, whose translation MSEPKETATGEVEQDRGASVIGWLDRVNRRLGGTPSVSVAFGEPIERDGVTVVPVARSRFMIGGGASGGSGARDADGGTGGMGMTDPVGYLEIKDGGAVFRPTRHPALSLVVPLAAIAGATAVLVLREILRRS comes from the coding sequence GTGAGCGAGCCGAAGGAAACGGCCACGGGCGAGGTCGAGCAGGACCGGGGAGCGTCCGTGATCGGGTGGTTGGACCGGGTGAACCGGCGGCTGGGCGGAACTCCGTCGGTGTCCGTCGCCTTCGGGGAGCCGATCGAGCGCGACGGGGTGACGGTCGTCCCGGTCGCCCGGAGCCGCTTCATGATCGGCGGGGGCGCCTCGGGCGGCAGCGGCGCGCGTGACGCCGATGGCGGCACGGGCGGTATGGGGATGACCGACCCCGTCGGGTACCTGGAGATCAAGGACGGCGGGGCGGTGTTCAGGCCGACCCGGCACCCGGCGCTGTCGCTCGTCGTACCGCTCGCCGCCATCGCCGGGGCGACCGCGGTGCTGGTGCTGCGGGAGATCCTGCGGCGGTCCTGA
- a CDS encoding threonine aldolase family protein, with the protein MIDLRSDTVTRPTPEMRRAMAEAEVGDDVFGEDPTLRTLEEETARLLGKERALFVPSGHMANQLAVYCSARSGEEVWAHATSHVLGNEQGASSVLARVLPRTFDSPDAVPDDALLERWATGTDDVHRARPALLCLENTFTGRAVPLAGQRRAAALARAHGLRTHLDGARLWNAAAALGAAPAEVAEGFDTVSVCFSKGLGAPVGSALAGDADTIDRARRARKLLGGGMRQAGIIAAGALYALRHHLDRLTDDHARAARLAKGITSTTGLSAESRTNMVLLSTAPGKAPGHASAFADQGVRAFAIAPDLIRFVVHLEIGDADIDTAIAGIGAAVMTRSQGPAAR; encoded by the coding sequence ATGATCGACCTGCGTTCGGACACGGTCACCAGACCGACCCCGGAGATGCGACGGGCCATGGCCGAGGCCGAGGTCGGCGACGACGTCTTCGGGGAGGACCCCACCCTCCGCACGCTGGAGGAGGAGACCGCGCGGCTGCTGGGCAAGGAGCGGGCGCTGTTCGTCCCCTCCGGCCACATGGCCAACCAACTCGCCGTCTACTGCTCGGCGCGCAGCGGCGAGGAGGTCTGGGCGCACGCCACCAGCCATGTGCTCGGCAATGAGCAGGGCGCCAGCTCCGTTCTGGCCCGCGTCCTGCCGCGGACGTTCGACTCCCCCGACGCGGTGCCCGACGACGCCCTCCTCGAACGCTGGGCCACGGGCACCGATGACGTGCACCGCGCCCGCCCGGCCCTGCTCTGCCTGGAGAACACGTTCACCGGCAGGGCCGTTCCCCTGGCCGGACAGCGGCGCGCGGCCGCCCTCGCCCGCGCCCACGGCCTGCGCACCCACCTGGACGGCGCGCGGCTGTGGAACGCGGCGGCGGCGCTGGGGGCCGCACCCGCCGAGGTGGCCGAGGGCTTCGACACCGTTTCCGTCTGCTTCTCCAAGGGGCTCGGTGCACCGGTCGGCTCGGCGCTGGCGGGCGACGCCGACACGATCGACCGCGCGCGCCGCGCCCGCAAGCTCCTCGGCGGCGGCATGCGCCAGGCCGGGATCATCGCGGCGGGTGCGCTGTACGCCCTGCGCCACCATCTCGACCGGCTGACCGACGACCACGCCCGCGCCGCCCGCCTGGCCAAAGGCATCACCTCGACCACCGGGCTGAGTGCCGAGTCCCGGACCAACATGGTGCTGCTGTCCACCGCCCCCGGCAAAGCGCCCGGTCACGCGAGTGCCTTCGCCGACCAGGGAGTCCGGGCCTTCGCCATCGCCCCGGACCTCATCCGCTTCGTCGTCCACCTGGAGATCGGTGACGCCGACATCGACACCGCCATCGCCGGGATCGGCGCCGCCGTCATGACACGAAGCCAGGGACCGGCGGCGAGGTGA
- the dhaK gene encoding dihydroxyacetone kinase subunit DhaK produces the protein MKKFVNTADTVLRDALTGLAAAHPELSVDIERRFVARAEPPRSGKVALVSGGGSGHEPLHAGFVGPGMLDAACPGEIFTSPVPDQMLAAASAVDSGAGVLFVVKNYTGDVMNFEMAADLAGDDGIETASVLVDDDVAVEDSTFTAGRRGTGATLFVEKIAGALAEEGADLAAVADMARRVDEASRSFAIALTACTTPASGKPGFDLPEDEIEVGVGIHGEPGRRREKVRPAAELAALLVDTVVDDLASAPDQPAIVLLNGMGGTPLIELYVLFGEVSARLEQRGVRVARSLVGNYVTSLDMAGASLTACRADDRMIDLWDAPVRTPALRWGV, from the coding sequence GTGAAGAAGTTCGTCAACACCGCCGACACGGTCCTGCGGGACGCCCTCACCGGGCTCGCCGCCGCCCACCCCGAGCTCTCGGTCGACATCGAGCGCCGGTTCGTCGCCCGCGCCGAGCCGCCCCGCTCCGGCAAGGTCGCCCTGGTCTCCGGCGGCGGATCCGGCCACGAGCCGCTGCACGCCGGGTTCGTCGGCCCCGGCATGCTCGACGCGGCCTGCCCGGGCGAGATCTTCACCTCGCCCGTACCCGACCAGATGCTCGCCGCCGCCTCCGCCGTCGACTCCGGTGCGGGCGTGCTGTTCGTCGTGAAGAACTACACCGGCGACGTGATGAACTTCGAGATGGCCGCGGACCTGGCCGGCGACGACGGTATCGAGACCGCCAGCGTCCTGGTCGACGACGACGTGGCCGTGGAGGACTCCACGTTCACCGCGGGGCGCCGCGGCACCGGCGCGACCCTCTTCGTCGAGAAGATCGCCGGCGCACTGGCCGAGGAGGGCGCCGACCTCGCCGCGGTGGCCGACATGGCGCGCCGGGTCGACGAGGCCTCGCGCTCCTTCGCGATCGCCCTGACCGCCTGCACCACCCCCGCATCCGGTAAGCCCGGCTTCGACCTCCCCGAGGACGAGATCGAGGTCGGCGTCGGCATCCACGGCGAGCCCGGCCGCAGGCGGGAGAAAGTGCGCCCGGCGGCGGAGCTGGCCGCCCTGCTCGTGGACACGGTGGTGGACGACCTCGCCTCCGCCCCGGACCAGCCCGCGATCGTTCTGCTCAACGGCATGGGCGGCACCCCCCTGATCGAGCTCTACGTGCTCTTCGGCGAGGTGAGCGCCCGGCTGGAGCAGCGGGGCGTGCGCGTCGCCCGAAGCCTGGTCGGCAACTACGTGACCAGCCTGGACATGGCGGGGGCGTCCCTCACCGCCTGCCGCGCCGATGACCGCATGATCGACCTGTGGGACGCACCGGTCCGCACCCCGGCCCTGCGCTGGGGCGTGTGA